One Stenotrophomonas oahuensis genomic region harbors:
- a CDS encoding RNA polymerase sigma-70 factor, producing MPAELVLNAAMDDATARFQQYRPRVIGVAYRMLGSLAEAEDIAQETWLRWNGTDRDVIENDEAWLVATSTRLAIDELRLARRTREQYVGIWLPEPVLTDESATPEHLHETASDLSVAFLAVLERLAPEARAAFLLHDVFEREYPEIARILEKSEASCRQIVHRARQRLREERRLHEVPHEIHRQLLQSFTAALDRGDLKAMMALMDRDAQLMGDGGGIVSSFPKPMLGGARIAQLLFAPTLRRRAELRMVPAVFNGRVGVLRFFGTQLESAMAFDTDGEHIVQILVQRNPHKLAQIQAQQALALR from the coding sequence GTGCCGGCCGAGCTCGTGTTGAATGCCGCCATGGATGACGCCACCGCCCGCTTTCAGCAGTACCGCCCGCGCGTTATCGGCGTGGCGTATCGCATGCTCGGTTCGCTGGCCGAGGCGGAGGATATCGCCCAGGAAACCTGGCTGCGCTGGAACGGCACCGACCGCGACGTGATCGAGAACGACGAGGCCTGGCTGGTCGCTACGTCGACCCGCCTGGCCATCGACGAGCTGCGCCTGGCGCGGCGCACACGCGAGCAATACGTCGGCATCTGGCTGCCCGAACCGGTGCTCACGGATGAGAGCGCCACCCCGGAACATCTGCATGAAACGGCCAGCGATCTTTCGGTGGCGTTCCTTGCCGTGCTGGAGCGGCTGGCACCGGAAGCGCGGGCGGCATTCCTGCTGCACGACGTGTTCGAGCGCGAGTACCCGGAGATCGCGCGCATCCTGGAGAAGAGCGAAGCCAGCTGCCGGCAGATCGTGCACCGCGCGCGCCAACGCCTGCGCGAGGAACGCCGCCTGCATGAAGTGCCGCATGAAATCCACCGCCAACTGCTGCAGTCGTTCACCGCCGCACTGGACCGCGGTGACCTGAAGGCGATGATGGCACTGATGGACCGCGATGCGCAGTTGATGGGCGACGGCGGCGGCATTGTCAGCAGCTTCCCCAAGCCCATGCTCGGCGGCGCGCGCATCGCCCAGCTGCTGTTCGCGCCCACCCTGCGTCGGCGCGCCGAGCTGCGCATGGTGCCGGCGGTGTTCAACGGCCGCGTCGGCGTGCTGCGTTTTTTCGGCACGCAGCTGGAGTCGGCGATGGCGTTCGATACAGACGGCGAACACATTGTGCAGATTCTGGTACAGCGCAACCCGCACAAGCTGGCACAGATTCAGGCGCAGCAGGCGCTAGCGCTGCGCTGA
- a CDS encoding cupin domain-containing protein, with amino-acid sequence MRVMLSSLMLVLCGGASAAPAPSPPPEPVVTTVMTQPLPDYPGKEALILTVEYPPGGADPVHRHDAHGFVYVLEGRIVMGVAGGREVTLGPGEAFHEGPDDLHTVGRNASQTEPARFVVFLLKDAGKPAVLPPH; translated from the coding sequence ATGCGCGTCATGTTGTCATCCCTGATGCTGGTGCTTTGCGGAGGAGCGAGCGCCGCCCCTGCCCCAAGCCCGCCGCCGGAACCGGTCGTCACCACCGTGATGACCCAGCCCTTGCCGGACTACCCCGGCAAGGAAGCGCTGATCCTGACAGTGGAGTACCCGCCCGGCGGAGCCGACCCGGTGCACCGGCATGACGCGCACGGCTTTGTGTATGTGCTCGAAGGCAGGATCGTGATGGGTGTCGCGGGGGGCCGGGAGGTCACGCTCGGGCCCGGCGAAGCCTTCCACGAAGGTCCCGACGACCTGCACACGGTCGGGCGCAATGCGAGCCAGACTGAACCGGCACGGTTCGTGGTGTTCCTGCTCAAGGACGCCGGCAAGCCTGCCGTGTTGCCGCCGCATTGA